The following are encoded together in the Bradyrhizobium genosp. L genome:
- a CDS encoding polysaccharide deacetylase family protein, with product MRIAAGLIFATTVSLLASSAAWAQTPPAKGAAPAAAPQAAAPAPAAATAPVPPQQPPQPARAACNNPNALGVARTVEIDTTGGPGFGFEHFKQLDFLRDHEVVLTFDDGPWPVNTPAVLKALADECTTGIFFPIGKHATYHPEILRQVYAAGHTVGSHTWSHLNQGNKKLTEDQKKDEIERGLAAIKWALEVSPAPFFRFPALEHPPEMVTYLGTRNIAIFSCDLDSFDFKSSKPQQVIDTVMKKLNKLGKGIILMHDFQKHTAEALPTLLTQLKAGGYKVVAMRAKFPATVLPQYEQELAKDVKLPTVSTRPVDSVVTTVNQ from the coding sequence ATGCGCATCGCGGCAGGACTGATTTTCGCAACCACGGTGTCGTTGCTCGCATCGAGCGCGGCCTGGGCGCAGACACCGCCGGCCAAAGGCGCTGCGCCGGCCGCCGCACCACAGGCGGCAGCCCCCGCTCCCGCCGCAGCTACGGCCCCGGTTCCTCCGCAGCAGCCGCCGCAACCGGCCCGCGCCGCCTGCAACAATCCGAACGCGCTCGGCGTCGCCCGCACCGTCGAGATCGACACCACAGGCGGTCCGGGTTTCGGCTTCGAGCACTTCAAACAGCTCGACTTCCTGCGCGACCATGAGGTGGTCCTGACCTTCGACGACGGTCCGTGGCCGGTCAATACGCCGGCGGTGCTTAAGGCGCTCGCCGATGAGTGCACCACGGGCATCTTCTTCCCGATCGGCAAGCACGCGACCTATCACCCCGAGATCCTGCGCCAGGTCTATGCCGCCGGCCACACCGTCGGCTCGCACACCTGGTCGCACCTCAATCAGGGCAACAAGAAGCTGACCGAGGATCAGAAGAAGGACGAAATCGAGCGCGGGCTCGCTGCGATCAAATGGGCGCTCGAGGTCTCGCCGGCGCCGTTCTTCCGCTTCCCGGCGCTGGAGCATCCGCCGGAGATGGTGACCTATCTCGGCACCCGCAACATCGCGATCTTCTCCTGCGACCTCGACTCCTTCGACTTCAAGTCGAGCAAGCCGCAGCAGGTGATCGACACCGTGATGAAGAAGCTCAACAAGCTCGGCAAGGGCATCATCCTGATGCACGACTTCCAGAAGCACACCGCGGAAGCCCTGCCGACGCTGCTGACGCAGCTGAAGGCCGGCGGCTACAAGGTGGTCGCGATGCGCGCCAAATTCCCGGCGACGGTGTTGCCGCAATACGAGCAGGAGCTTGCCAAGGACGTCAAGCTCCCGACCGTAAGCACGCGCCCGGTGGACAGCGTCGTCACCACCGTCAACCAGTAA
- a CDS encoding glutathione peroxidase, translating into MIDRRTLIVTALAAAAGSRSLHAEEPAMSRITAYAFAFPALAGGEIRLADYAGHPMMIVNTASLCGFTPQYAGLQQLWTEFRARGFVVIGVPSNDFGGQEPGGPTEITETAQHQYGVTFPIAAKAVVKGASAHPFYRWAAEARPKDVPRWNFHKYLIGRDGYIADVFSESVAPEDTRIKTAIARTLAAA; encoded by the coding sequence ATGATCGACCGCAGGACACTGATCGTGACTGCACTCGCCGCGGCGGCCGGCTCGCGCAGCCTGCATGCCGAAGAGCCCGCGATGAGCAGGATCACGGCCTATGCCTTCGCGTTCCCGGCACTCGCCGGCGGCGAGATCCGGCTTGCCGACTATGCCGGCCATCCCATGATGATCGTCAATACGGCCTCGCTCTGTGGCTTCACGCCGCAATATGCCGGCCTGCAGCAATTGTGGACCGAATTCCGGGCGCGCGGCTTCGTCGTCATTGGCGTCCCCTCCAATGATTTCGGCGGCCAGGAGCCGGGCGGCCCGACCGAGATCACCGAGACCGCGCAGCATCAATACGGCGTCACCTTCCCGATCGCGGCCAAAGCCGTGGTGAAGGGCGCGAGCGCGCACCCGTTCTACCGCTGGGCCGCGGAGGCGCGGCCGAAGGACGTGCCACGCTGGAATTTCCACAAGTACCTGATCGGCCGCGACGGCTATATCGCCGATGTCTTCTCTGAGTCGGTCGCTCCGGAGGATACGCGGATCAAGACCGCAATCGCACGGACGCTGGCGGCCGCCTGA
- the aspS gene encoding aspartate--tRNA ligase, whose translation MHRYRSHTCGALRESDIDQTVRLSGWVHRVRDHGGVLFVDLRDHYGITQCVADPDSPAFAEVEKFRSEWVVRIDGRVRRRPAGTDNPELPTGMVEIYVKEIEVLGPAAELPLPVFGEQEYPEDIRLKYRFLDLRREKLHQNIMTRGAVVDSMRKRMKEQGFFEFQTPILTASSPEGARDFLVPSRIHPGKFYALPQAPQQYKQLLMMSGFDRYFQIAPCFRDEDPRADRLPGEFYQLDVEMSFVTQDDVFAAMEPVITGVFEDFAKGKPVTKNWPRIPFAEAVRKYGSDKPDLRNKIVMQEVSEHFRGSGFKVFARMLEDSKNQVWAIPGTGGGSRAFCDRMNSWAQGEGQPGLGYIMWREGGEGAGPLANNIGPERTAAIRDQLGLKEGDAAFFVAGDPEKFWKFAGLARTKLGEELSLIDKDRFELAWIVDFPMYEYDEENKKVDFSHNPFSMPQGGLDALTGQDPLTIKAFQYDIACNGYEIASGGIRNHKPEAMVKAFEIAGYGEQEVVERFGGMYRAFQYGAPPHGGMAAGLDRIVMLLCGTNNLREISLFPMNQQAMDLLMGAPSEATPKQLKELHIRTNLPSK comes from the coding sequence ATGCATCGCTACCGGTCACACACATGCGGCGCGCTCCGTGAGAGCGATATCGACCAGACGGTCCGGCTCTCAGGCTGGGTTCACCGGGTCCGCGACCATGGCGGCGTGCTGTTCGTCGATTTGCGCGACCACTACGGCATCACCCAATGCGTGGCCGATCCGGACTCGCCGGCGTTCGCCGAGGTCGAGAAGTTCCGTTCCGAATGGGTGGTGAGGATCGACGGCCGGGTGCGCCGCCGTCCCGCCGGCACCGACAATCCGGAACTGCCGACTGGAATGGTCGAGATCTACGTCAAGGAGATCGAGGTGCTCGGCCCGGCGGCGGAGCTGCCGTTGCCGGTGTTCGGCGAGCAGGAATATCCTGAGGATATCAGGCTGAAGTACCGCTTCCTCGACCTGCGTCGCGAGAAGCTGCACCAGAACATCATGACCCGCGGCGCGGTGGTCGATTCCATGCGCAAGCGGATGAAGGAGCAGGGCTTCTTCGAATTCCAGACGCCGATCCTCACCGCATCCTCGCCGGAGGGCGCGCGCGACTTCCTGGTGCCGTCGCGCATCCATCCCGGCAAATTCTACGCGCTGCCGCAGGCGCCGCAGCAGTACAAGCAGCTCTTGATGATGTCGGGCTTCGACCGCTACTTCCAGATCGCGCCGTGTTTCCGCGACGAGGACCCGCGCGCCGACCGCCTGCCGGGCGAGTTCTACCAGCTCGACGTCGAGATGAGCTTCGTCACGCAAGACGATGTTTTCGCTGCGATGGAGCCCGTCATCACGGGCGTGTTCGAGGACTTTGCCAAGGGCAAGCCGGTGACCAAGAACTGGCCGCGGATTCCGTTCGCGGAAGCCGTGCGCAAATACGGCTCCGACAAACCCGATTTGCGCAACAAGATCGTCATGCAGGAAGTCTCCGAGCATTTCCGCGGCTCCGGCTTCAAGGTGTTCGCGCGGATGCTGGAAGATTCCAAGAACCAGGTCTGGGCGATCCCGGGCACCGGCGGCGGGTCGCGCGCCTTCTGCGACCGCATGAACTCCTGGGCGCAGGGCGAGGGCCAGCCCGGCCTCGGCTACATCATGTGGCGCGAGGGCGGCGAGGGCGCGGGTCCGCTTGCGAACAACATCGGACCCGAACGCACCGCTGCGATCCGCGATCAGCTCGGCCTCAAGGAGGGCGATGCGGCGTTCTTCGTCGCCGGCGATCCCGAGAAATTCTGGAAGTTCGCTGGCCTTGCGCGCACCAAACTCGGTGAGGAGCTGAGCCTGATCGACAAGGATCGGTTCGAGCTCGCCTGGATCGTCGACTTCCCGATGTACGAGTATGACGAGGAGAACAAGAAGGTCGACTTCTCGCACAACCCGTTCTCGATGCCGCAGGGCGGCCTCGATGCGCTGACGGGCCAGGATCCTCTGACCATCAAGGCGTTCCAGTACGATATCGCCTGCAACGGCTACGAGATCGCCTCCGGCGGCATCCGCAACCACAAGCCGGAAGCGATGGTGAAGGCGTTCGAGATCGCGGGCTATGGCGAGCAGGAAGTCGTCGAGCGCTTCGGCGGCATGTACCGTGCGTTCCAGTACGGCGCGCCGCCGCATGGCGGCATGGCGGCTGGCCTCGACCGCATCGTGATGCTGTTGTGCGGCACCAACAATCTGCGCGAGATCTCGCTGTTCCCGATGAACCAGCAGGCGATGGATTTGCTAATGGGCGCGCCGTCGGAAGCGACGCCGAAACAGCTCAAGGAGCTGCACATCAGGACGAACCTGCCGAGCAAGTAG
- a CDS encoding SLC13 family permease, which translates to MPETASSLIHPGWFCAIAILLWATSLLPEFLTALLFFAAVAVFHAAPPDVLFSGFQSEAFWLVLGGFVIGTAIRKVGLADRIASMLAGRLTGSWLRMVAGVIALTYALAFVMPSNMGRIALLMPIILALADRAGLAEGSPGRNALALAVGFGTYELSASILPANVPNLIMTGAAERAYGVQFDYMSYLVLHAPVVGILKGFVLILCLVWLFPAAPRPIESCNEAKPMSSAEWRLSIILLATLAFWMTDSVHGVRPAWVGLVSACLCLLPRIGFLSGEEFAAGVNVRTCVYLGGILGLAAVVAWSGLGKSIGDLIIPHLPLDPGQPAADFASMIGLASLLNFVVTANGVPAVFTPLAASLAAHTGLSLPTVLMSQVFAYGTPLLPYQAAPIVVAAGMARVPTGAAVKMCLIVGAISFVALGPLYLVWFKLLGWIG; encoded by the coding sequence ATGCCCGAGACCGCCTCCTCGCTGATCCACCCCGGCTGGTTCTGCGCGATCGCGATCCTGTTGTGGGCCACCAGCCTGCTGCCGGAATTCCTCACTGCGCTTTTGTTCTTTGCCGCGGTCGCCGTCTTTCACGCAGCGCCGCCGGACGTGCTGTTCTCCGGCTTCCAGTCGGAGGCGTTCTGGCTGGTGCTCGGCGGCTTCGTGATCGGGACTGCGATCCGCAAGGTGGGGCTGGCGGACCGGATCGCCAGCATGCTCGCCGGCCGCCTCACCGGCTCCTGGCTCAGGATGGTCGCCGGCGTCATCGCGCTGACCTATGCGCTGGCCTTCGTGATGCCGTCGAACATGGGGCGCATCGCGCTCCTGATGCCGATCATCTTGGCGCTGGCCGATCGCGCCGGCCTCGCTGAGGGATCGCCGGGCCGCAATGCGCTGGCGCTCGCGGTCGGCTTCGGCACCTACGAATTGTCCGCGTCGATCCTGCCGGCGAATGTGCCGAACCTGATCATGACCGGCGCTGCCGAACGCGCCTATGGCGTGCAGTTCGACTACATGTCCTATCTCGTGCTGCATGCGCCCGTCGTCGGCATCCTCAAGGGCTTCGTGCTGATCCTCTGCCTGGTCTGGCTGTTTCCGGCCGCGCCGCGTCCGATCGAGAGCTGCAATGAAGCAAAGCCGATGAGCAGCGCCGAATGGCGGCTGTCGATCATCCTGCTCGCCACGCTGGCCTTCTGGATGACGGATTCCGTGCATGGCGTCCGCCCGGCCTGGGTCGGGCTGGTGTCGGCCTGCCTCTGCCTGTTGCCGCGGATCGGCTTCCTCTCCGGCGAGGAATTTGCCGCCGGCGTCAATGTCCGCACCTGCGTCTATCTCGGCGGCATTTTGGGACTAGCTGCGGTGGTTGCCTGGTCAGGCCTCGGCAAGAGCATCGGCGATCTCATCATCCCGCATCTGCCGCTCGATCCCGGACAGCCGGCGGCGGATTTCGCCTCGATGATCGGGCTCGCCAGCCTGCTCAATTTCGTCGTCACCGCCAACGGCGTGCCGGCCGTGTTCACACCGCTGGCCGCCTCGCTCGCCGCGCACACCGGCCTCAGCCTGCCGACCGTGCTGATGTCGCAAGTCTTCGCCTACGGCACGCCGCTCTTGCCCTATCAGGCCGCGCCGATCGTCGTCGCCGCCGGCATGGCCAGGGTGCCGACAGGTGCCGCCGTGAAGATGTGCCTGATCGTCGGCGCGATCTCGTTCGTCGCGCTCGGCCCGCTCTATCTCGTCTGGTTCAAGCTGCTCGGCTGGATCGGCTGA
- a CDS encoding NADP-dependent malic enzyme: MSSSSEELHNAALAYHRLPRPGKLEIQAIKPLANQRDLALAYSPGVAAACTEIAKNPADAALYTARANLVAVVSNGTAVLGLGNIGPLASKPVMEGKAVLFKKFAGIDVFDIEIKADTIERVVETVAALEPTFGGINLEDIRGPECFEIEAQLKERMKIPVFHDDQHGTAIIVAAAITNGLLLNGKKLADVKIVCSGAGAAAIATLNLLVSMGAQRKNIWVCDIDGVVYEGRNTTMDRWKAVYTQTTDARVLADVIPGADIFIGLSAPGVLKPEMVKQMGDHPLVMALANPVPEIMPEEARAARPDAMICTGRSDYPNQVNNVLCFPFIFRGALDVGATAINEAMKHAAVDAIAQLARDPPSDAVAHGFETGETQGFGPGSLIPSPFDPRLILRIAPAVAKAAIESGVATRPITNFDEYAANLERFAFRSGLTMKPVFAKAKTQPVRVIYAEGEDERVLRATQVVLEEKLARPILVGRPSVVETRIQRFGLSIKAGRDFDLVNPEDDPRYRSYVQSYIDVAGRRGVTPEAARTVVRTNNTVIAALAVSRGEADAMLCGVEGRYMSHLRHVREIIGFLPGISDYAALALMITSTGAHFIADTQVRPNPSAEELAEVASLAAIHVQRFAFKPRVAFVSHSDFGSYDTDSSRKMRRATQLLKERHPEIEADGEMQGDTALSAVARKLVLPQSRLEGEANILIMPNLDAANIAYQMIKSLANALPVGPILIGPARPAHILTPSVTARGILNMTAVAAVEAQERAGRAQPTLFG; encoded by the coding sequence ATGTCGTCATCGTCGGAAGAACTGCATAACGCGGCGCTCGCCTATCACAGGCTGCCGCGGCCGGGCAAACTCGAGATCCAGGCGATCAAACCGCTCGCCAACCAGCGCGACCTGGCGCTCGCCTATTCGCCCGGCGTGGCCGCCGCCTGCACCGAGATCGCGAAGAACCCGGCGGACGCCGCTCTGTATACCGCCCGCGCCAATCTGGTGGCGGTGGTCAGCAACGGCACTGCCGTGCTCGGCCTCGGCAATATCGGCCCGCTGGCCTCGAAGCCCGTCATGGAAGGCAAGGCGGTGCTGTTCAAGAAGTTCGCCGGCATCGACGTGTTCGACATCGAGATCAAGGCCGACACCATCGAGCGCGTGGTCGAGACCGTGGCGGCGCTGGAGCCGACCTTCGGCGGCATCAATCTGGAGGACATCCGCGGCCCGGAGTGCTTCGAGATCGAGGCGCAACTGAAGGAGCGCATGAAGATCCCGGTGTTCCACGACGACCAGCATGGCACCGCCATCATCGTCGCCGCCGCGATCACCAACGGGCTGCTGCTCAACGGCAAGAAGCTCGCCGACGTGAAGATCGTCTGCTCGGGCGCCGGAGCTGCCGCGATCGCGACCCTCAACCTGCTGGTCTCGATGGGCGCGCAGCGCAAGAACATCTGGGTCTGCGACATCGACGGCGTCGTCTATGAGGGCCGCAACACCACGATGGATCGCTGGAAGGCGGTCTATACCCAGACCACCGACGCGCGCGTGCTCGCCGACGTCATCCCGGGCGCTGATATCTTCATCGGCCTGTCGGCACCTGGTGTGCTGAAGCCCGAGATGGTCAAGCAGATGGGCGACCATCCGCTGGTGATGGCGCTCGCCAACCCGGTGCCGGAGATCATGCCGGAGGAGGCGCGGGCGGCGCGGCCGGACGCCATGATCTGCACCGGGCGGTCGGACTACCCGAACCAGGTCAACAACGTGCTGTGCTTCCCGTTCATCTTCCGCGGCGCGCTCGACGTCGGCGCCACCGCGATCAACGAGGCAATGAAGCACGCCGCGGTCGACGCCATCGCGCAATTGGCGCGCGACCCGCCGTCGGACGCGGTCGCGCATGGTTTCGAGACCGGCGAGACGCAGGGCTTCGGTCCGGGTTCGCTGATCCCGAGCCCGTTCGACCCGCGGCTGATCCTGCGCATCGCGCCGGCGGTCGCCAAGGCGGCGATCGAGTCCGGTGTTGCGACCCGGCCGATCACCAATTTCGACGAATATGCCGCAAACCTCGAGCGCTTCGCGTTCCGCTCCGGCCTCACCATGAAGCCGGTGTTTGCGAAAGCGAAGACCCAGCCGGTGCGGGTGATCTATGCCGAGGGCGAGGACGAGCGCGTGCTGCGCGCCACACAGGTGGTGCTGGAGGAGAAGCTGGCGCGGCCGATTCTCGTGGGCCGTCCCAGCGTGGTCGAGACCAGGATCCAGCGCTTCGGCCTCTCGATCAAGGCCGGCCGCGACTTCGACCTGGTCAATCCCGAGGACGATCCGCGCTACCGTTCCTATGTGCAGTCCTATATCGACGTCGCCGGCCGGCGCGGCGTGACGCCGGAGGCGGCGCGGACCGTGGTGCGCACCAATAACACGGTGATCGCGGCGCTGGCCGTGTCGCGCGGCGAGGCCGACGCGATGCTGTGCGGCGTCGAGGGCCGCTACATGAGCCATCTGCGCCATGTCCGCGAGATCATCGGCTTCCTGCCGGGGATCTCCGACTATGCCGCGCTGGCGCTGATGATCACCTCGACCGGCGCGCATTTCATCGCCGATACCCAGGTGCGGCCGAATCCGAGCGCGGAGGAGCTCGCCGAGGTGGCTTCGCTGGCGGCGATCCACGTCCAGCGCTTCGCCTTCAAGCCGCGTGTCGCGTTCGTGTCACATTCCGATTTCGGCAGCTATGACACCGACTCCTCGCGCAAGATGCGGCGGGCGACGCAACTGTTGAAGGAGCGGCATCCCGAGATCGAGGCCGACGGCGAGATGCAGGGCGATACCGCGCTGTCCGCTGTGGCGCGCAAGCTGGTGTTGCCGCAATCGCGGCTGGAGGGCGAGGCCAACATCCTGATCATGCCCAATCTCGATGCCGCCAACATCGCCTACCAGATGATCAAGTCGCTGGCCAACGCGCTGCCGGTCGGCCCGATCCTGATCGGCCCGGCGCGCCCGGCGCATATCCTCACCCCGTCGGTGACGGCCCGCGGCATCCTCAACATGACCGCGGTTGCTGCGGTCGAAGCCCAGGAGCGCGCCGGCCGCGCGCAACCGACGCTGTTCGGCTGA
- a CDS encoding protein adenylyltransferase SelO, whose protein sequence is MTIHFPFQNTYAALPANFFARVAPTPVASPRLIKLNRPLAVQLGLDPDLLSTSEGAEILSGKRLPDGADPIAMAYAGHQFGNFVPQLGDGRAILLGEVIDQNGVRRDIQLKGSGPTPFSRRGDGRAALGPVLREFIVSEAMFALGVPTTRSLAAVITGERVQREIALPGAVLTRVASSHIRVGTFQFFAARGDTDGVRALADHVIARHYPELKGTAQPYHGLLAAIVARQASLVARWLLVGFIHGVMNTDNTSISGETIDYGPCAFLDAYNPAQVFSSIDEMGRYAYANQPRIALWNLTRLAECLLPLLDSDTDKAVEQAQTILGEFPEKFTAAYQAGLRAKVGFYAARDGDEALIQDLLDAMAKNGADFTLTFRKLADATADDAADVRAQFTDPAAFDEWAGRWRARLALEPHDAAERKAAMQVVNPAFIPRNHRIEAVIAAAVDNDDYAPFEELLTVLAKPYEDQPQYAAYTEPPLPEQRVMRTFCGT, encoded by the coding sequence ATGACCATCCATTTCCCGTTCCAGAACACCTATGCGGCGCTGCCGGCGAACTTCTTCGCCCGGGTCGCGCCGACGCCTGTGGCCTCGCCGCGGCTGATCAAGCTGAACCGGCCGCTCGCGGTCCAGCTCGGGCTGGACCCGGACCTGTTGTCGACATCAGAGGGCGCCGAAATCCTCTCCGGCAAGCGGCTGCCTGACGGCGCCGACCCGATCGCGATGGCCTATGCCGGCCACCAGTTCGGCAACTTCGTGCCCCAGCTCGGCGACGGCCGCGCCATCCTGCTCGGCGAGGTCATCGACCAAAACGGCGTCCGCCGCGACATCCAGCTCAAGGGCAGTGGCCCCACCCCGTTCTCTCGCCGCGGCGACGGCCGCGCCGCGCTCGGCCCGGTGCTGCGCGAATTCATCGTCAGCGAGGCGATGTTCGCGCTTGGCGTTCCGACCACGCGCTCGCTTGCGGCCGTGATCACCGGGGAGCGGGTCCAGCGCGAAATCGCGCTGCCCGGCGCGGTGCTGACCCGTGTGGCCTCGAGCCACATCCGCGTCGGCACCTTCCAGTTCTTCGCCGCCCGCGGCGATACCGACGGCGTCCGCGCGCTCGCCGACCACGTCATCGCCAGGCACTATCCGGAGCTGAAGGGCACCGCGCAACCCTATCACGGCCTGCTCGCCGCGATCGTGGCGCGGCAGGCGTCGCTGGTCGCGCGCTGGCTCCTGGTCGGCTTCATCCACGGCGTGATGAACACCGACAACACCTCGATCTCGGGCGAGACCATCGACTACGGCCCCTGCGCCTTCCTCGACGCCTACAATCCGGCGCAGGTGTTCTCCTCGATCGACGAGATGGGCCGCTACGCCTACGCCAACCAGCCGCGCATCGCGCTGTGGAATCTGACGCGCCTTGCCGAGTGCCTGCTGCCGCTGCTCGACAGCGACACCGATAAGGCCGTCGAACAGGCGCAAACCATCCTGGGCGAATTCCCGGAAAAATTCACCGCCGCCTACCAGGCGGGGCTGCGCGCAAAAGTCGGCTTCTACGCTGCGCGCGATGGCGATGAGGCGCTGATCCAGGACCTGCTCGACGCGATGGCAAAAAACGGCGCCGACTTCACGCTAACCTTCCGAAAGCTCGCCGACGCCACAGCCGATGATGCCGCCGACGTCCGCGCTCAGTTCACCGATCCCGCTGCCTTCGACGAGTGGGCCGGCCGCTGGCGCGCCCGCCTTGCGCTGGAGCCGCACGACGCCGCCGAACGCAAGGCCGCGATGCAAGTCGTCAACCCGGCCTTCATCCCGCGCAACCACCGGATCGAAGCGGTGATTGCGGCTGCCGTCGACAATGACGACTACGCGCCGTTCGAGGAGCTGCTGACGGTACTGGCGAAGCCCTACGAGGATCAGCCGCAATATGCCGCCTACACGGAGCCGCCGCTACCCGAGCAGCGCGTGATGCGGACATTCTGCGGGACGTAA
- a CDS encoding DoxX family protein, which translates to MPAFITFGRILFAVLFIYSGATKLMGIQATADLLTAKVVIPAIVAPYTQQIETFVGMPFMQLLAIVVGGFEILAGLMIAVNVLARFFAILLIIFVCFVTFYFHDFWNQAAPDNAKTLIDALKNLSLIGALFIIAGYGRGPRRNEPAYGDV; encoded by the coding sequence ATGCCAGCGTTCATTACTTTCGGGCGAATCCTGTTCGCCGTCCTGTTCATCTATTCAGGCGCGACCAAGCTGATGGGCATCCAGGCGACCGCTGATTTGCTCACCGCCAAGGTGGTCATCCCCGCCATCGTCGCACCCTATACGCAGCAGATCGAAACCTTCGTCGGCATGCCGTTCATGCAGCTGCTGGCCATCGTGGTCGGCGGCTTCGAGATCCTCGCCGGCCTGATGATCGCGGTGAACGTGCTGGCGCGCTTCTTTGCGATCCTCTTGATCATCTTCGTCTGCTTCGTGACCTTCTACTTCCACGATTTCTGGAATCAGGCCGCGCCCGACAACGCCAAGACCCTGATCGATGCGCTGAAGAATCTCTCGCTGATCGGCGCGCTCTTCATCATCGCCGGCTACGGCCGCGGCCCGCGCCGCAACGAACCGGCGTACGGGGACGTTTAG
- a CDS encoding dihydrofolate reductase gives MSALRIEGFVIVSADGRLANAVNVMPDALKIEGDKRFFTAALDRADLVVHGRHSGEEQPNAPKRRRLILTRKVATIAPDPSNPKALLWNPSGCSFETASREAGVTSGMAAIIGGPIVFGMFMDRYDTFWLSIAPRLRIPDGEPCFPGVPARTPQQVLAAHGLVAGEPQLIDAEHDVSVTPWRRVG, from the coding sequence ATGTCAGCGTTGCGTATCGAGGGTTTCGTCATCGTCTCGGCCGACGGCCGGCTGGCGAACGCTGTGAACGTGATGCCCGACGCGCTCAAGATCGAGGGCGACAAGCGCTTCTTCACCGCGGCCCTCGACCGCGCCGACCTCGTCGTGCACGGCCGCCACTCCGGCGAAGAGCAACCCAACGCGCCAAAGCGGCGGCGCCTGATCCTGACCCGCAAGGTCGCGACCATCGCGCCCGATCCGTCCAATCCGAAAGCGCTGTTGTGGAATCCGTCCGGCTGCTCGTTCGAGACCGCCAGCCGCGAGGCCGGCGTCACGTCGGGCATGGCCGCGATCATCGGCGGCCCCATCGTGTTCGGCATGTTCATGGACCGCTACGACACGTTCTGGCTGTCGATCGCCCCGCGCCTGCGCATCCCCGACGGCGAGCCGTGCTTTCCCGGCGTCCCTGCCCGCACCCCGCAACAGGTGCTGGCGGCGCACGGCCTCGTCGCCGGCGAGCCGCAACTGATCGATGCCGAGCACGATGTCAGCGTCACGCCGTGGCGGCGGGTGGGCTGA